A region from the Methylovorus glucosotrophus genome encodes:
- the coaD gene encoding pantetheine-phosphate adenylyltransferase translates to MQTNESSGGLTVVYPGTFDPITRGHEDIVRRAAGLFDRVIVAVAQSPGKSPFFGLDERVSMASEVLQDCSNVHVMGFSGLLMEFVQAQGARVVIRGLRAVSDFEYEFQLAGMNRNMFPQVETLFLTPAEQYMFISASLVREIARLNGDVSNFVSPLVQAHIQRKLDHAAGR, encoded by the coding sequence ATGCAAACGAATGAATCTTCTGGCGGCCTGACCGTCGTCTACCCTGGTACGTTTGATCCCATCACCCGCGGTCATGAGGATATCGTGCGCCGCGCGGCGGGCCTGTTTGACCGGGTGATTGTGGCCGTGGCGCAAAGTCCGGGCAAGTCACCTTTCTTCGGGCTGGACGAGCGCGTCTCCATGGCCTCTGAGGTCTTGCAGGATTGCTCCAACGTCCACGTGATGGGCTTTTCGGGCTTGCTGATGGAGTTCGTGCAGGCGCAGGGTGCCCGTGTGGTGATACGCGGCTTGCGCGCGGTGTCTGACTTTGAGTATGAGTTCCAGCTGGCGGGCATGAATCGCAATATGTTTCCCCAAGTGGAAACGCTCTTCCTGACGCCGGCCGAGCAATACATGTTCATCTCTGCCAGTCTGGTGCGGGAGATCGCCCGGCTTAATGGCGATGTCAGCAATTTTGTCTCCCCGCTGGTGCAGGCGCATATCCAGCGCAAACTGGACCACGCGGCGGGTCGATAG
- a CDS encoding glycosyltransferase, whose translation MNICMVMASRGNGGLEKHVRELASELVRQGHDITIAAPAAFLASLPANIGRMPIPAHLGRYHPWLLLKLLLALRRGGFDLVHAQASKAASLVNQLRPWLALPVLATLHNIKRDVRLYARFDHVIAVSRQLAASLPPEKTSVVYNGIVAPEAAALDIRQHFALPADYPVLVAVGRLVHAKGFDLLLEAVDGLPLAVLIVGDGPEHARLTKRAQSLNTITRCVLTGHRDDASSLMRSADAVLISSRREGFSYVCNEALLMGTCVLATDVPVANEVLAPDFIVPTGDVASLRSRLCHWLGRRTEWAALQQPAREFAARQLTLPVMAANTLAVYRRLVHYA comes from the coding sequence ATGAATATCTGCATGGTCATGGCAAGCCGTGGCAATGGCGGGCTGGAAAAGCATGTGCGTGAACTCGCCAGCGAGCTGGTGCGGCAGGGGCATGACATCACCATTGCCGCACCCGCCGCCTTTCTGGCAAGTTTGCCTGCCAATATCGGACGGATGCCGATACCCGCGCATCTGGGCCGCTATCACCCATGGTTGCTGTTAAAGCTCCTGCTGGCCTTGCGTCGCGGCGGCTTTGATCTGGTGCATGCCCAGGCCAGCAAAGCCGCCTCTCTGGTTAATCAGTTGCGGCCATGGTTAGCCTTGCCCGTGCTCGCCACCCTGCACAATATCAAGCGCGATGTGCGTCTCTATGCCCGATTCGATCATGTCATCGCGGTCAGCCGGCAATTAGCCGCGTCGCTGCCGCCGGAGAAAACCTCCGTGGTGTATAACGGCATCGTTGCGCCTGAAGCTGCAGCGCTGGATATCAGGCAACACTTTGCATTGCCGGCAGATTACCCCGTGCTGGTTGCAGTGGGTCGCCTGGTGCACGCCAAGGGCTTTGATCTTTTGCTGGAGGCGGTGGACGGCTTGCCACTGGCGGTGCTGATTGTGGGTGACGGGCCGGAGCATGCACGACTGACAAAGCGCGCGCAGAGCTTGAACACCATTACACGATGCGTTTTGACCGGACACCGGGACGATGCGTCCAGCCTGATGCGATCAGCCGACGCCGTGCTGATCAGCTCACGGCGGGAGGGCTTTTCCTATGTCTGCAATGAGGCCTTGTTGATGGGCACATGCGTCTTAGCCACGGATGTGCCTGTTGCCAACGAAGTGCTTGCCCCTGACTTTATTGTCCCCACGGGAGATGTTGCCAGCTTGCGCTCGCGCCTTTGCCACTGGCTGGGCAGGCGCACAGAATGGGCGGCCTTGCAGCAACCTGCCCGAGAGTTTGCCGCCCGGCAATTGACATTGCCCGTCATGGCGGCCAATACATTGGCGGTCTACCGCCGCCTCGTCCACTATGCATAA
- a CDS encoding alpha/beta hydrolase produces the protein MNILDPLIKPFTQDPYRGMDPETRAFLQTLAEADSTPMEKLSPAEARQVLEQAQQETVVDLSGIDTRQLTIDCEGHVIELDIVRPAASGTAPLPVVMFFHGGGWVLGDFPTHKRLVRDIAVLSGCAVVFVNYTRSPEAEYPTAVIQAYLATKWIAENGYEVGLDGQRLAVAGNSAGGNMATAVCLMAKDRFGPTIRHQTLFWPVTDTNFDTGSYDDFEDGYFLTRNMMKWFWDNYTTNDESRAEVYASPLKADPEQLQGLPPALIQTAECDVLRDEGEAYARLLNEAGVKVTATRYIGTIHDFGLLNALALTPPARAALNQAAQEIRKHLA, from the coding sequence GTGAACATACTTGATCCGTTGATTAAACCCTTTACACAAGACCCATACCGCGGAATGGACCCTGAAACGCGTGCTTTTCTGCAAACATTGGCCGAGGCGGACAGCACCCCCATGGAGAAGCTGAGCCCAGCCGAAGCACGGCAGGTGCTGGAACAGGCGCAACAGGAAACCGTGGTCGACCTCAGCGGCATTGACACGCGGCAACTGACGATCGATTGCGAAGGCCACGTCATCGAGCTTGATATCGTACGCCCCGCGGCCTCCGGCACGGCGCCTTTGCCGGTGGTGATGTTCTTTCACGGTGGAGGCTGGGTGCTGGGCGATTTCCCTACGCATAAACGCCTGGTACGTGACATTGCCGTGCTGTCAGGCTGTGCGGTGGTGTTCGTCAATTACACACGGTCGCCCGAGGCGGAGTATCCGACAGCGGTGATTCAGGCCTATCTCGCCACCAAATGGATAGCTGAAAATGGATACGAGGTAGGGCTGGATGGTCAGCGACTCGCCGTGGCGGGCAATAGCGCCGGCGGCAATATGGCCACCGCAGTTTGCCTGATGGCCAAAGACCGTTTCGGTCCGACCATCCGTCATCAAACCTTGTTCTGGCCGGTGACCGATACCAATTTCGATACCGGCTCATACGACGATTTTGAAGATGGCTATTTCCTCACGCGCAACATGATGAAGTGGTTCTGGGACAATTACACGACCAATGATGAGTCGCGCGCCGAGGTCTATGCGTCGCCTTTGAAGGCCGATCCCGAGCAGTTGCAGGGCTTGCCGCCTGCCTTGATCCAGACCGCGGAATGCGATGTGCTGCGCGATGAAGGCGAAGCCTATGCTCGTCTGCTGAATGAGGCGGGCGTCAAGGTGACTGCCACTCGTTACATTGGCACCATCCATGATTTTGGCTTGCTCAATGCACTCGCATTGACACCGCCTGCCCGGGCTGCCCTCAATCAGGCAGCACAGGAAATCCGCAAGCATCTGGCCTGA
- the gloA gene encoding lactoylglutathione lyase — MRLLHTMLRVGNLDKSIAFYTQVLGMQVLRKHEYPDGKFTLAFVGYGNEQDNTVLELTYNWGTESYDKGNAYGHIAIEVDDAYKACEAVKQAGGKVVREAGPMMHGTTVIAFIEDPDGYKVEFIQKGTF, encoded by the coding sequence ATGCGACTGTTACACACCATGCTGCGCGTCGGCAATCTTGATAAATCCATTGCGTTTTACACCCAGGTGCTGGGCATGCAGGTGTTGCGCAAACACGAATACCCGGACGGCAAATTCACCCTGGCGTTTGTCGGTTACGGCAACGAACAGGACAACACTGTGCTGGAACTGACCTATAACTGGGGCACCGAAAGTTACGACAAGGGCAATGCCTATGGCCATATCGCCATCGAGGTGGACGATGCCTACAAAGCCTGTGAAGCCGTGAAGCAGGCAGGCGGCAAGGTTGTTCGTGAGGCTGGTCCCATGATGCACGGCACCACGGTCATTGCCTTTATTGAAGACCCCGATGGTTACAAGGTCGAGTTCATCCAGAAAGGCACTTTTTAA
- a CDS encoding YfhL family 4Fe-4S dicluster ferredoxin, whose translation MALMITDECINCDVCEPACPNGAISQGAEIYVINPALCTECVGHFDKPQCQDVCPVSCIPLDPDVVENRDQLYQKYLKLVGKA comes from the coding sequence ATGGCATTAATGATTACCGATGAATGCATCAATTGCGATGTGTGCGAACCGGCTTGCCCCAATGGGGCCATTTCCCAGGGCGCTGAAATCTACGTCATCAATCCTGCCCTTTGCACCGAGTGTGTGGGGCATTTCGATAAACCGCAGTGCCAGGATGTCTGCCCGGTCAGCTGTATTCCCCTGGATCCCGATGTCGTGGAAAACCGCGATCAGCTCTATCAGAAATACCTGAAACTGGTCGGCAAAGCCTGA
- the leuA gene encoding 2-isopropylmalate synthase, with product MLKQPNKKYRPFTPVALADRQWPGKTITHPPIWMSTDLRDGNQALFEPMNAERKMRMFKMLVQIGFKEIEVAFPSASQTDFDFVRRLIEEKHIPDDVTIEVLTQAREDLIRRTFEALRGARRAIVHVYNATAPEFRRIVFRMDKPQVKQLAVDSARLIRELAEQQPETEWVFQYSPETFTATELDFAKEVCDAVTEAWGATPERKVILNLPATVEVGTPNFYADQIEWMHRNLARRDSVILSVHPHNDRGTAVAAAELAVMAGADRIEGCLFGHGERTGNVDLVSLALNLYTQGVHPGLDFSNINAIARTVEDCTQLPVHPRHPYAGDLVFTAFSGSHQDAIKKGFAAQQPDTLWEVPYLPIDPHDVGRTYDSIIRVNSQSGKGGIAYLLESGYGLSMPRRMQVEFSAAVQKLTDATGQEVSAEGIWQLFEAEYLFAREPLHYVGHELTEHAGRQHIKLTMRLHGETVVREGEGNGPIDALVHALGYPVNILDYEERAMTGGADAQAVAFAELGMTGIAGSVYGAGLHQNLVTSSILAVVSGINRLYGKLDAQGRQQLLDNVQ from the coding sequence ATGTTGAAGCAACCAAATAAGAAATACCGACCATTTACGCCGGTGGCACTGGCTGACCGGCAATGGCCAGGCAAGACCATTACCCATCCTCCCATCTGGATGAGTACCGACCTGCGCGATGGCAACCAGGCCTTGTTTGAGCCCATGAACGCCGAGCGCAAGATGCGCATGTTCAAGATGCTGGTACAGATCGGCTTCAAGGAGATTGAAGTCGCCTTTCCCTCGGCCTCGCAAACCGATTTTGACTTCGTGCGCAGGCTGATCGAAGAAAAGCATATTCCGGACGATGTCACCATTGAAGTATTGACGCAGGCGCGCGAAGACCTGATTCGCCGCACTTTCGAGGCCTTGCGTGGCGCGCGGCGTGCCATTGTGCATGTCTACAACGCCACCGCCCCCGAGTTTCGCCGCATCGTGTTCCGCATGGATAAGCCGCAGGTCAAGCAGCTGGCCGTCGACAGCGCTCGCCTGATTCGCGAATTGGCCGAGCAACAGCCGGAGACGGAATGGGTATTCCAGTACAGCCCGGAAACCTTTACCGCCACCGAGCTCGACTTTGCCAAGGAAGTTTGCGACGCCGTGACGGAAGCCTGGGGCGCCACGCCAGAGCGCAAAGTGATCCTGAATCTGCCCGCCACGGTGGAAGTCGGCACGCCGAATTTCTACGCAGACCAGATTGAGTGGATGCACCGCAACCTCGCCCGCCGCGATAGCGTGATTCTGAGCGTGCACCCGCACAACGACCGTGGCACGGCTGTGGCCGCTGCCGAGCTTGCCGTGATGGCCGGGGCGGACCGTATCGAAGGCTGTTTGTTTGGTCATGGCGAACGGACGGGCAATGTCGACTTGGTCAGCCTGGCCTTGAATCTCTACACCCAGGGCGTGCATCCCGGGCTCGATTTCTCCAATATCAATGCCATTGCGCGCACGGTGGAAGATTGCACCCAGCTGCCAGTGCATCCGCGTCATCCCTATGCCGGTGACCTGGTGTTTACCGCCTTTTCCGGCTCGCATCAGGATGCGATCAAGAAAGGCTTTGCCGCGCAACAGCCGGATACCTTGTGGGAAGTACCATATCTGCCGATAGACCCGCATGATGTCGGCCGCACTTATGATTCCATCATTCGCGTCAACAGCCAGTCCGGCAAGGGCGGCATTGCCTACCTGCTTGAGAGCGGTTACGGCTTGTCCATGCCACGCCGCATGCAGGTTGAATTCAGCGCCGCCGTACAGAAGCTGACCGATGCCACCGGGCAGGAAGTGTCAGCCGAAGGGATCTGGCAGCTTTTTGAAGCCGAGTACCTGTTTGCCAGGGAGCCCTTGCATTATGTCGGTCACGAATTGACCGAGCATGCTGGCCGGCAACATATCAAGCTCACCATGCGCCTGCATGGCGAAACCGTGGTGCGTGAAGGCGAGGGCAATGGGCCGATAGATGCACTGGTGCATGCCTTGGGTTACCCGGTGAATATTCTGGATTACGAAGAGCGTGCCATGACCGGTGGCGCCGATGCCCAGGCCGTGGCATTTGCTGAACTCGGCATGACCGGCATCGCAGGCAGCGTCTATGGCGCAGGCCTGCACCAGAATCTCGTCACCTCATCCATCCTCGCCGTGGTCAGCGGTATCAATCGCTTGTACGGCAAGCTGGATGCGCAGGGGCGCCAGCAGTTGCTGGACAACGTTCAGTAG
- a CDS encoding glycosyltransferase family 9 protein, which yields MTRPIRSGRILIIKHGAFGDLMQAEGVLHDIRQHFPHAHLALLTTPGFVGLMQRCPHIDEVLVDTRAPLWHLPRQWDLYRRLRAVRWDTVIDLQNSTRTSVYRRSMLRHAHWIGRLRGPAPVTGLRGQQYLLQEAGIDASHAMQPNLSWMAANVESLLTQLGITRPYVALLPGSSARHPEKRWPHYAELAAALQREGHACVSILGPDEKDLAAGFACSVLQGLDWFTLAGVLQQAAVVVGNDSGPSHVASCLGRPGLALFGASTSPLRSELARGRFETLQVDALESLPVSQVMDKLRPKLPVLA from the coding sequence ATGACCAGACCCATCCGATCCGGGCGCATACTGATTATCAAGCATGGCGCATTCGGCGATCTCATGCAGGCCGAAGGTGTATTGCACGATATCCGCCAGCATTTTCCGCATGCGCATCTGGCCCTGCTTACCACGCCCGGTTTTGTCGGGCTGATGCAGCGCTGCCCGCATATTGATGAAGTGCTGGTGGATACCCGGGCACCGCTATGGCATCTGCCGCGGCAATGGGACTTGTATCGGCGTTTGCGCGCGGTGCGGTGGGATACCGTGATTGATCTGCAAAATTCCACGCGCACCTCTGTTTATCGTCGGAGTATGTTGCGTCATGCCCATTGGATAGGGCGTTTGCGCGGCCCGGCACCGGTGACGGGTTTGCGCGGCCAGCAGTATCTGCTGCAGGAAGCGGGGATTGATGCCAGCCATGCCATGCAGCCGAATTTGAGCTGGATGGCAGCCAATGTGGAGAGCTTGCTCACACAGCTTGGCATTACCCGGCCTTATGTCGCGCTTCTTCCCGGCTCTTCGGCACGGCATCCGGAAAAGCGCTGGCCGCATTATGCCGAGCTGGCGGCCGCGCTGCAGCGTGAAGGCCATGCCTGCGTCAGCATATTGGGTCCGGATGAAAAAGACCTGGCGGCGGGCTTTGCCTGCAGCGTATTGCAGGGTCTGGACTGGTTCACCCTGGCTGGCGTGCTGCAGCAGGCCGCCGTTGTGGTGGGGAATGATAGCGGGCCCAGCCATGTGGCATCTTGCCTGGGGCGGCCCGGACTGGCTTTGTTTGGCGCCTCCACTTCACCTTTGCGCTCCGAGCTTGCACGTGGGCGCTTTGAAACCCTGCAGGTGGATGCCCTGGAAAGTTTGCCTGTCAGCCAGGTCATGGACAAGCTGCGCCCCAAGTTGCCCGTGCTGGCTTGA
- the rsmD gene encoding 16S rRNA (guanine(966)-N(2))-methyltransferase RsmD, whose translation MATKAVSKTGGVNKVRIGGGTWRSRLLSFPDGPGLRPTPDRVRQTLFNWLGQDLHGMRCLDLFSGTGALGFEALSRGAREVVMVEKSLPAFRALQASKTLLSADGASLLNADAAQLLSAPSAKLEAGSFDVIFLDPPYNQGWLDKLLPAVAALLAPDGRVYVEAEYVLADSAPWQVLKSGKAGNVCYHLLKLADANE comes from the coding sequence GTGGCAACTAAGGCTGTCAGCAAGACGGGTGGAGTCAACAAAGTACGCATAGGCGGCGGCACCTGGCGCAGCCGCCTGTTGAGTTTCCCCGATGGTCCCGGTTTGCGCCCGACGCCGGATCGCGTGCGGCAGACTCTGTTCAACTGGCTGGGGCAGGATCTGCATGGCATGCGTTGTCTGGACCTGTTTTCCGGCACCGGTGCGCTGGGCTTTGAGGCGTTGTCGCGTGGCGCTCGTGAAGTGGTGATGGTGGAGAAATCCCTGCCCGCATTCCGCGCGCTGCAGGCCAGCAAAACCCTGCTAAGCGCCGATGGCGCCAGCCTGCTCAATGCCGATGCCGCGCAGTTGTTGAGTGCGCCATCCGCCAAACTGGAGGCTGGCAGTTTTGATGTGATTTTTCTGGATCCGCCCTACAACCAGGGCTGGCTGGACAAGCTGTTGCCAGCGGTGGCCGCTTTGCTGGCACCCGATGGCCGGGTGTATGTCGAAGCCGAGTACGTGCTGGCAGACAGCGCGCCGTGGCAGGTGCTGAAAAGCGGCAAAGCGGGCAATGTTTGCTATCACCTGTTAAAATTGGCGGATGCAAACGAATGA
- a CDS encoding mitochondrial fission ELM1 family protein: MSTSVNPIIVWRLLDGKPGHETQTLGLVKSLQRHQACESFDIRVSGQVESLFNVASATWPFARGLPLPDLIIGAGHRTHLPMLAARRAYGGKAVVLMQPSLPVALFDLCLIPQHDRYRGGGNYIETRGVLNPLHAEGRHEENKTLIMIGGPSRHYGWDTVNMLSQIRQLLAHRPWMQYTLTTSRRTPADFIVGLHSLSAPNLRVVPFSQTQPGWVAEQLAQSATAWVSEDSVSMVYEALTAQVAVGLLNLPLKQENRVSRGVEHLLQQGMIVRFDSDAHYQQRLHPVAGFTEADRCANWILRRWLQPVPASVPQVATATIA; encoded by the coding sequence ATGAGCACCTCCGTTAATCCCATCATCGTCTGGCGTCTGCTGGATGGAAAGCCCGGGCACGAAACCCAGACGCTGGGCTTGGTCAAATCCCTGCAGCGCCATCAGGCCTGCGAGTCGTTTGATATACGGGTGAGCGGGCAAGTGGAGTCGCTGTTCAACGTTGCCAGTGCTACCTGGCCGTTTGCGCGTGGCTTGCCTTTGCCGGATCTGATCATCGGCGCCGGGCATCGCACTCACCTGCCCATGCTGGCCGCACGACGTGCTTATGGCGGCAAGGCCGTGGTGCTGATGCAACCCAGTCTGCCGGTGGCCCTGTTTGACCTGTGCCTGATTCCCCAGCATGACCGTTACCGTGGCGGCGGCAATTACATCGAAACACGCGGCGTACTGAATCCCTTGCATGCCGAAGGCCGGCATGAGGAAAACAAAACCCTGATTATGATAGGCGGGCCCTCGCGCCATTACGGCTGGGATACCGTGAACATGCTGTCCCAGATTCGCCAGTTGCTCGCCCATCGCCCATGGATGCAGTACACCTTGACCACCTCGCGTCGCACGCCGGCGGATTTCATCGTCGGTCTGCATAGCCTGTCAGCCCCCAATCTGCGCGTGGTGCCTTTCAGCCAGACCCAGCCGGGCTGGGTCGCTGAGCAGCTGGCGCAGTCTGCCACCGCCTGGGTCTCGGAAGATTCGGTTTCCATGGTCTACGAAGCTCTGACGGCGCAAGTGGCGGTGGGGCTGCTGAACTTGCCTCTGAAGCAGGAAAACCGGGTATCGCGCGGCGTGGAGCACTTGCTGCAGCAAGGCATGATCGTACGCTTTGATAGCGATGCCCACTATCAGCAGCGCCTGCACCCGGTCGCCGGTTTTACCGAAGCCGACCGCTGCGCCAACTGGATACTGCGTCGCTGGTTGCAGCCAGTGCCAGCCTCCGTGCCACAGGTGGCGACAGCAACCATCGCCTGA
- a CDS encoding methyl-accepting chemotaxis protein: MTPVSSSLTSYEAPDRSASAAPATSAMSTRPPDANISIAGLGARLSHLMRQLLNTESTQSARFVEVENRVGAMTMEVEAVTERMQTSMHEAEQLREQSQQDFSQASSELSQGLWQLEQSLSEKLTKVNEVVRGLERVGRELELIAVNAAIQAAHAGEAGRSFSVVADHVRQLARHTVQNANEVSQMLDFKDFQQQLIGFGHSSRENVDQVDKQTVAAFSKVQQAFGEIRTSMQTLVEHGKVIETMHHLDRGSYQGQRVKVAWAKELAEDLQKSAGVTELQLPLHLARVLRKDGGYKPQAYDRLNDILQRGVLRVAIEPSFKGLSFRLRPGEALRGLDVEYATAFARYLGVQIEFIEHPWDQCVDLLHIGRSRGEPEADLVWSALPPSASYYKVAYSDAYTYLHYMLARRAGDERISGLGSLQGKVLGCINDPGAFATLEAAGLRWSKHKREERGTIRLANLIAYTDQSIIHDALADGKIDAFAVDQPIFAWACNGKDSPWHGRIELLNGNIAPSPWYYTVAVADDPASYTLLQHVNAFIRDFSRTRERETLELRWQFYPVHGTAGYQGEAGSLRGEPELYRDWLQQQPA, encoded by the coding sequence ATGACGCCGGTTTCCTCTTCGCTTACCTCTTATGAGGCGCCTGATCGCAGCGCATCTGCTGCGCCAGCGACGTCTGCCATGTCGACACGCCCGCCAGATGCCAATATCAGCATTGCCGGCCTGGGAGCGCGGCTCTCGCATCTGATGCGCCAATTGCTCAATACCGAAAGCACCCAGTCGGCGCGTTTTGTCGAAGTGGAGAACCGTGTTGGTGCAATGACCATGGAAGTGGAGGCGGTCACCGAGCGTATGCAAACCAGCATGCACGAAGCCGAACAGCTGCGCGAGCAATCCCAGCAGGATTTCTCGCAAGCCAGCAGTGAGTTGTCGCAAGGCTTGTGGCAACTGGAGCAAAGCTTGTCAGAAAAACTGACCAAGGTGAATGAGGTGGTGCGGGGCCTGGAGCGCGTGGGCCGCGAACTGGAGCTGATTGCCGTCAATGCCGCCATACAGGCCGCGCACGCCGGTGAGGCGGGGCGCAGTTTCAGCGTGGTGGCGGATCATGTGCGCCAGCTGGCGCGGCATACCGTCCAGAATGCGAATGAAGTCTCGCAGATGCTGGATTTCAAGGATTTTCAGCAGCAGCTGATCGGCTTCGGGCATTCCAGCCGCGAAAATGTCGACCAGGTGGACAAGCAGACGGTGGCGGCGTTTTCCAAGGTGCAGCAGGCGTTTGGCGAGATACGTACTTCCATGCAGACACTGGTGGAGCATGGCAAGGTGATCGAGACCATGCACCATCTGGATCGCGGCAGTTACCAGGGGCAGCGCGTCAAAGTGGCCTGGGCCAAGGAGCTGGCTGAAGATTTGCAGAAAAGTGCTGGCGTCACCGAGCTGCAACTGCCCCTGCATTTGGCGCGTGTACTGCGCAAGGATGGCGGCTACAAACCACAGGCTTATGATCGCCTGAACGATATTTTGCAGCGCGGGGTTTTGCGCGTGGCGATTGAGCCTTCATTCAAGGGCTTGTCGTTCCGGCTGCGCCCCGGTGAAGCATTGCGCGGACTGGATGTGGAATATGCTACGGCCTTTGCGCGTTACCTCGGCGTGCAGATCGAGTTTATCGAGCATCCCTGGGATCAATGCGTGGATTTGCTGCACATCGGCCGCAGTCGCGGCGAACCGGAGGCGGATCTGGTGTGGAGTGCCTTGCCGCCCAGTGCCAGCTATTACAAGGTCGCTTATTCCGATGCCTATACCTATTTGCATTACATGCTGGCGCGGCGGGCAGGGGATGAGCGCATCAGCGGCCTGGGCAGTCTGCAGGGCAAGGTGCTGGGCTGCATCAACGACCCTGGCGCCTTTGCCACGCTGGAGGCGGCAGGTCTGCGCTGGAGCAAGCACAAGCGCGAGGAGCGCGGCACCATACGGCTGGCCAACCTGATTGCCTACACCGATCAGTCCATCATTCACGATGCGCTTGCCGATGGCAAGATCGACGCCTTTGCCGTAGACCAGCCCATCTTTGCCTGGGCCTGCAATGGCAAGGACAGTCCCTGGCATGGCCGCATTGAGTTGCTCAATGGCAATATCGCGCCCAGCCCCTGGTATTACACGGTGGCTGTCGCCGATGATCCGGCCAGCTATACCTTGCTGCAGCATGTGAATGCCTTCATCCGTGACTTCAGCCGCACGCGAGAGCGCGAGACGCTGGAGCTGCGCTGGCAGTTCTATCCCGTACATGGCACGGCAGGCTATCAGGGGGAAGCCGGAAGTTTGCGCGGTGAGCCCGAGCTTTATCGTGACTGGCTTCAGCAGCAGCCCGCATAG
- a CDS encoding glycosyltransferase family 4 protein: protein MTHKRLTVLQVLPALESGGVERGTLELGHYLVQQGHRSLVMSAGGRLVEQLEQQGSEHFQWPVGHKSFLSLRLVRPLRHFLREHAVDILHVRSRFPAWICYLAWKGMDPAKRPRLVTTVHGTYSVSAYSAVMTKGERVIVISNMIRDYVLQHYPVDAGRLRLNYRGVDPDVHRHGYQPRADWLEAWYRDYPETQGRQLLTLPARLTRWKGQQDFITLLAQLRQQGANVHGLVVGDVQAGKTAYLEDLKLQSQGLDVADRITFTGHRQDIRDIMAMSHIVFSLSRQPEAFGRVTMEALSIGVPVIAYAHGGVAEQLAELLPQGAIAVGDLEAALKLSLAWLQQPPQVPENRVFRLQTMLENTLAIYHELTSLPQQVAPA from the coding sequence ATGACCCATAAAAGACTCACCGTGCTGCAAGTGCTGCCTGCGCTGGAATCAGGTGGCGTGGAGCGCGGCACCCTGGAGCTGGGGCATTACCTGGTGCAGCAGGGCCACCGTTCGCTGGTGATGTCCGCCGGCGGCCGTCTGGTTGAGCAGCTGGAACAGCAGGGCAGCGAACATTTTCAATGGCCGGTCGGCCACAAATCTTTTTTAAGCCTGCGCCTGGTGCGGCCATTGCGGCATTTTCTGCGCGAGCATGCCGTGGATATTCTGCATGTGCGTTCGCGCTTTCCTGCCTGGATCTGCTATCTGGCATGGAAGGGCATGGACCCTGCCAAACGCCCGCGCCTGGTGACCACAGTGCATGGCACCTATTCGGTGTCTGCCTATAGTGCGGTCATGACCAAGGGCGAGCGCGTGATCGTCATTTCCAACATGATCCGCGATTATGTCTTGCAGCATTACCCGGTGGATGCGGGCCGATTGCGCCTGAATTACCGCGGCGTGGACCCTGACGTGCATCGCCATGGCTATCAACCCAGGGCCGATTGGCTGGAGGCGTGGTACCGCGATTATCCTGAAACCCAGGGACGCCAGTTGCTGACCTTGCCTGCGCGACTCACCCGCTGGAAAGGGCAGCAGGATTTCATCACCTTGCTGGCGCAGCTCCGGCAGCAAGGTGCCAATGTGCACGGTCTGGTGGTGGGCGATGTGCAGGCGGGCAAGACAGCGTATCTGGAGGACCTGAAGCTGCAGTCCCAGGGACTGGATGTCGCAGACCGCATCACCTTTACCGGCCATCGGCAGGATATCCGCGACATCATGGCGATGTCGCATATTGTGTTTTCCCTCTCTCGGCAGCCGGAAGCGTTTGGCCGGGTGACCATGGAAGCGCTCAGCATTGGGGTGCCGGTGATTGCCTATGCGCATGGCGGCGTGGCCGAGCAGCTGGCCGAGCTGCTGCCACAGGGCGCGATAGCTGTGGGCGATCTGGAGGCGGCGCTGAAACTCAGTCTGGCATGGCTGCAACAGCCACCGCAGGTGCCGGAAAACCGGGTGTTCCGCTTGCAGACCATGCTGGAAAACACCTTGGCTATCTATCACGAACTCACCAGCTTGCCACAGCAGGTAGCGCCCGCATGA